In the Anastrepha obliqua isolate idAnaObli1 chromosome 1, idAnaObli1_1.0, whole genome shotgun sequence genome, one interval contains:
- the LOC129245688 gene encoding hexosaminidase D has protein sequence MQSNWLVLLWRRKLSALLIVSSLIFFALWTWVFFISNSTELPTDAQFSELIQTDNPQKHVYLLQKLISQANRVLRHQQQQHNTASSVEHSLLRARGPTGGIPVPAAAHSGKNSGIVRFVKPTKSPPSIALPEASEQTLALVARRKKIPLAGANYLFEEERLKILENQQRVRNAGMEEFQSNMDYERVLTSAERQAQYEHELQRLGVPTIAGIGPDGPRAPNERLVHLDMKGAPAKLSFLKRLLPTLKKLGATGLLIEYEDMFPYTGVLQALAAKNAYKAEELKDFLESATMHGLSIMPLVQTFGHIEFALKLPEFEHMREIPESPQSICPSQQNSMSFLQNMLTQVIEFHLSAAGVAANSSGTLARATAVPPEHAAAFTHIHIGCDEVARIGECSQCRQRARNEIFLSHVTTISNFVRSHWPQLQVVIWDDMLRAMMLSEMQHSHIGNYVEPMVWVYANDIYRFIQPQLWDMYSKVFPTVWAASAFKGAFGESLMIPPLQRHLENNIRWLAVIAKEGGRFSKGIRGLALTGWQRYDHFAVLCELLPVGIPSLITSLSTVSKGYFITNPKENDILRILECAFHPDSRRSGHPWIELHPNSHHSQLFSSCTYPGSMVYKFALRLFDKLVELQNYLLHVQDHSAWMSDYNVRHNFSSPLRVRELTLNTPGYINELSAMAREAYEVMYEVFDEYTIVEFVEQNIYPTIGKLQRQLEQAQSLMQRRVWPQRPLPYCAELAQLNLVPVQLLTAAGTGAVAGNSGDMI, from the exons atGCAATCCAATTGGTTAGTACTCCTATGGCGTCGTAAGCTTAGTGCCCTGCTTATCGTCTCCAGTCTAATATTTTTTGCGTTGTggacctgggttttcttcatttCAAACAGCACCGAGCTACCAACAGACGCTCAATTTAGT GAACTCATACAAACTGACAATCCACAAAAGCACGTCTATCTTCTGCAAAAACTAATATCGCAAGCAAATCGTGTCTTGCGtcatcaacagcaacagcataACACCGCGTCAAGTGTCGAACACAGTTTACTACGTGCACGCGGTCCGACTGGCGGCATACCTGTGCCAGCTGCAGCGCATAGCGGCAAAAATTCCGGCATTGTGCGCTTTGTCAAACCAACAAAGAGTCCACCATCTATCGCACTTCCCGAAGCATCGGAGCAAACACTCGCGCTAGTCGCACGTCGCAAGAAAATCCCACTTGCTGGTGCCAATTATCTCTTTGAAGAGGAGCGTCTCAAGATACTTGAGAATCAGCAACGCGTACGCAACGCTGGTATGGAGGAATTTCAGAGTAATATGGACTATGAGCGCGTGCTAACATCAGCCGAGCGGCAGGCGCAATACGAACATGAACTGCAACGATTGGGTGTACCAACTATTGCTGGTATTGGACCAGATGGACCACGCGCACCCAACGAACGCTTGGTGCATTTAGACATGAAGGGCGCGCCAGCAAAG CTGTCATTTCTGAAACGGCTGCTGCCGACGTTGAAAAAGCTGGGTGCCACTGGCTTGCTGATTGAGTACGAGGATATGTTTCCCTATACAGGTGTCTTGCAAGCATTGGCCGCCAAAAATGCTTATAAAGCAGAAGAGTTGAAG GACTTTCTCGAAAGCGCCACGATGCATGGCCTCTCCATCATGCCACTGGTGCAAACATTTGGTCACATTGAATTCGCTTTGAAACTGCCAGAATTCGAACACATGCGTGAAATACCTGAAAGTCCACAATCAATATGTCCCAGCCAACAAAATTCCATgtcatttttgcaaaatatgttgaCTCAAGTCATAGAATTTCATCTTAGTGCAGCTGGTGTAGCTGCGAATAGCAGTGGTACGTTGGCGCGCGCAACCGCTGTGCCACCTGAGCATGCCGCCGCATTTACACACATTCACATTGGTTGTGACGAGGTGGCACGCATAGGCGAGTGCAGCCAATGTCGACAACGTGCACGCAACGAAATCTTCCTCAGTCATGTCACGACCATTTCCAATTTCGTACGGTCCCACTGGCCTCAGCTGCAGGTGGTGATTTGGGATGATATGCTACGCGCCATGATGTTGAGCGAAATGCAACATTCGCACATCGGCAACTACGTCGAGCCAATGGTTTGGGTATATGCCAACGACATATACAGATTTATTCAACCCCAATTATGGGATATGTACTCAAAGGTTTTTCCGACCGTTTGGGCAGCATCTGCATTTAAAGGTGCATTTGGTGAAAGCCTAATGATACCACCGTTGCAGCGCCACTTAGAGAACAATATCAGATGGCTAGCGGTGATAGCAAAGGAAGGTGGACG TTTTTCCAAAGGCATTCGCGGTCTGGCATTGACTGGTTGGCAGCGCTACGATCACTTTGCGGTATTATGCGAATTGCTGCCAGTTGGTATACCCAGCTTGATCACTTCACTTTCAACTGTGTCGAAAGGCTATTTCATTACGAACCCAAAGGAGAACGATATATTGCGCATACTCGAGTGTGCTTTCCATCCAGATAGTCG ACGATCAGGACATCCGTGGATTGAGCTACACCCGAATTCACATCACAGTCAACTATTTTCCTCCTGCACATATCCTGGCAGCATGGTTTACAAGTTTGCGTTGCGCCTATTCGACAAGTTAGTAGAGTTACAAAATTACTTGCTGCACGTACAAGATCACAGCGCTTGGATGTCGGACTACAATGTACGCCATAATTTTTCCTCACCCTTGCGTGTGCGCGAGCTGACGCTCAATACTCCGGGCTACATTAATGAACTTAGTGCCATGGCAAGGGAAGCCTACGAAGTCATGTACGAGGTGTTTGACGAg TACACAATCGTCGAATTTgttgaacaaaatatttaccCGACAATCGGCAAACTCCAAAGGCAGTTGGAGCAGGCTCAAAGCTTGATGCAGCGCCGCGTATGGCCACAACGTCCGCTTCCATACTGCGCTGAGTTGGCTCAGCTGAATCTGGTGCCCGTTCAGTTACTAACTGCGGCCGGAACTGGCGCTGTAGCAGGCAATAGCGGTGATATGATATAA